In a genomic window of Dermochelys coriacea isolate rDerCor1 chromosome 11, rDerCor1.pri.v4, whole genome shotgun sequence:
- the HOXD1 gene encoding homeobox protein Hox-D1, with product MNSYLGYLARGDALPAPPSFCPADPSAVALQPSCPLGGGSARLGSRLVPGAGTAQQPRPAPASRFAACALAGAYDSGPAAADFSVLPPGSGYALPYGASARLEDAGGGHLRYATSIFSGGGSPLPVSYSALAEQSHFHPRLRELPGVQPGGFQSVSPSPGTYPKPTSPASGDALDTFEWMKVKRNAPKKSKLSAYGVHGPPSTVRTHFSTKQLTELEKEFHFNKYLTRARRVEIAHSLRLNDTQVKIWFQNRRMKQKKREREGLLIPSPAASPSAQSPAKPGRNSVPSSPAKDSC from the exons ATGAACTCCTACCTGGGCTACCTGGCTCGCGGCGATGCGCTGCCCGCCCCGCCTAGCTTCTGCCCTGCAGACCCCAGCGCCGTCGCCCTGCAGCCCTCGTGCCCCctgggcgggggcagcgcgcgCCTGGGCAGCCGGCTAGTGCCCGGCGCAGGGACCGCGCAGCAGCCGCGGCCAGCCCCCGCCTCTCGCTTTGCCGCCTGCGCTCTGGCGGGGGCTTACGACTCCGGTCCAGCTGCCGCGGACTTCAGCGTCCTGCCTCCGGGCTCGGGCTACGCCCTGCCCTACGGAGCCAGTGCCCGGCTGGAGGACGCTGGCGGGGGCCACCTGCGCTATGCAACTTCCATCTTCTCCGGCGGCGGATCGCCGCTCCCGGTGAGTTACAGCGCCTTGGCCGAGCAAAGCCACTTCCATCCCCGCCTCAGAGAACTGCCTGGCGTCCAGCCGGGGGGCTTCCAGAGCGTCTCCCCCTCCCCGGGGACCTACCCCAAGCCCACCTCTCCGGCCTCAGGGGACGCGCTCGACACCTTCGAGTGGatgaaagtgaaaagaaatgcGCCCAAGAAAA GCAAACTCTCCGCCTACGGCGTGCATGGCCCCCCCAGCACCGTGCGGACCCATTTCAGCACCAAGCAGCTCACAGAACTGGAAAAGGAGTTTCATTTCAATAAGTACCTCACCCGGGCCCGCCGCGTAGAGATCGCGCACTCGCTCCGCCTCAATGACACTCAAGTGAAAATATGGTTCCAAAATAGaagaatgaaacaaaagaaacGGGAAAGAGAAGGGCTGCTGATCCCTTCACCTGCCGCATCCCCCTCCGCGCAAAGCCCCGCCAAGCCAGGCAGGAATTCTGTACCCTCCTCTCCTGCCAAAGACTCCTGCTGA